The Deltaproteobacteria bacterium genomic sequence CGGCACGCCAGGGTCAAGACGGCCCGCTATCCCTTCGCGCAATGGACTCCGCGGGCGCGCTTCGTCTATTCTTGCGCCTTCGCCCCTGTACCCTGCGTCGGGAGCTCGGCCATCGGCCGAGGGGGACAGAGAACGGCACTCGCCCAGAGGGTCACATGAACGTCATCGGCATCTCCGCCTACTATCACGAGGCCTCGTGCTGTCTGCTGAAGGACGGGGAGCTCGTCGCCGCCGCCGAGGAGGAGCGCTTCAGTCGCAAGAAGCACGACCCCCGGCTGCCGGTCGCGGCCTTCCGCTACTGCCTCGAGGAGGGCGGGCTCTCGGTCGCGGACGTGAACGCCGTGGGGTACTACGAGTCCCCCACGAAGAAGCTCTCGCGGCAGATCTGGGCCGGCAAGACCCCCGAGACCCCCGCCGGGCTGACGTGGCTCGAGAGCGGCCGGCCGGAGCGCGAGATCCGCGAGCTGCTCGGCTTCGAGGGCCCGATCCACACCTTCGAACATCACCTCTCGCACGCCGCGAGCAGCTTCTTCTACTCGGGCTACGAGTCGGCCGCGATCCTGACCGTGGACGGCGTCGGAGAGTGGGCCACCACGACCTACGGCCGCGGTGACGGCTCGAACCTCGAGCTCTTCGAGGAGGTGCGCTTCCCGCACTCCATCGGCCTGCTCTACAGCACGATCACGGGCTACCTGGGCTTCCGCGTGAACGGCGGCGAGTACAAGGTCATGGGGCTCGCCCCGTACGGCACCCCGCGCTACGTGGACCAGATCTGGCAGATGATCTCCTCGAGGGAGGGGGGGCAGTACGAGCTGAACCTGGAGTACTTCGACTTCCTCCAGGGGGCGAAGATGTACTCGCCTGCCATCGCCGACCTCTTCGGGCAGCCGCCGCGCGTTCGCGAATCGGAGATGACCCAGTTCCACAAGGACGTGGCGCGAAGCCTCCAGGTCGTGCTGGAGGAGCTGCTGCTCGAAAAAGTGCGCTACCTGCATTCGCGCGTGGGCGGCGAGAACCTCTGCATGGCGGGGGGCGTCGCGCTCAACTGCGTGGCGAACGGGCGTGTCCTGCGCGACGGCCCCTTCGAACGGCTCTTCGTCCAGCCCGCGGCGGGGGACGCGGGGGCCTGCATGGGAGCGGCGGCGCTCGCGCATCGCGCCCTCACGGGCAAGCGCCCGAGCGAGAAGGCGCAGCAGGATTCCTGTCTGGGACCGCGCTTCGAGAGCGACGGCATCGCGCACCTGCTCGAGGCCACGGGCCTCGAGGCGCTCGACTTCCGCGGACGCGAGGCCGAGCTGCTCGAGACCGTCGTGGACCGCCTCGTAGGGGGCAAGGTCGTGGGGTGGTTTCACGGGCGCATGGAGTTCGGCCCTCGGGCCCTCGGCGCGCGCAGCATCCTGGCCGATCCGCGCGACGCCGGCATGCGGGACCGCCTGAACGCGCTGGTCAAGAAGCGCGAGGCGTTTCGCCCCTTCGCGCCGAGCATTCTCGAGGAGCGGGCCAGCGAGCATCTGGACCTCGACCACCCGTCGCCGTTCATGCTCGAGACCTGCCAGGTCATCTCGCCGATCGACCTGCCCGCGATCACCCACGTTGACCGGTCGGCCCGGCCGCAGACGGTGAACCGCAAGGCCTCTCCGCGCTACGCCGCGCTCATCGAGGCCTTCGAGCGCCGCACGGGCTGCCCGATCCTCGTCAACACCTCCTTCAACGTGCGCAGCGAGCCGATCGTCTGCACGCCCGTCGACGCGCTGTGCTGCATGGTGAGCTCGGACATCGAGTGCCTCGTGCTGGAGGACTTTGTCATCGACCGTGACCGGCTCCCGCCCCACCTGCCGGCCGCGGTGGCCGATCTCTACGCGCAGCAGGGTTCGCCCGGCGGTCGGGTCACCGAGACCGTCTACACCTTCGTCTAATCGGAGCGAGATACGCGATGGCCCATCCTCGAGACCAGGTCCCCGTCACGCTGTGCGACGAGCTCGCCGAGCTGCTCGGTCGGCCCGACGCGCTGCGCACCGCGCGACTCCTGCAGGCCGCAGAGCTCCTCCGCGAGACCGAGACTCCCGAGGCCTCCTCCGGCCCCGACGAGGCGCCGACCGAGGAGCACGCCGCCGAACCGATCGGCATCTGGGAGCCGGTCGAGGTGGAAGGGCGGGTCGAGTTCGTGCGCCCCCCGCCGGAGGAACCGGACGACGATATGTGGCCCCACACGCCGCGGCTCGTGCCGAAGACGAGCCCCTTGCCGCTGAAGGTCGCCTTCCTCGGGGAATCGGCCGCCGCCGGGCTCTACTACGCCCCGCGCTTCAGCCCTGCCGACGTGCTGCAGCAGCAGCTCGACGCCGTCCGCCCCGGGCTCTTCGAGGTGGTGAACCTGACCCACCAGGGGCTGCAGCCCCAGCCGCTCGTGCTGCTCGCGATGGGGGCGAGCCAGCTCCGCCCCGACGTGATCGTCTCCATGGCGGGCAACAACTGGACCTCTTCGATCTATCCGCAGCGGGACGTCGCGGCCTCGATGGCCGAGGGGGCCCGCCTGCGCACGGGGGGGATCGCCGGGCTCGCGCGCTCGTCCGAGGAGGCGACCGCGGCGCTGTCGAAGCTGGCCATGGACAACCTGGCCACCATCCAGCGCTCCACGGGGATCCCGGTGGTCACGGTGGTGCCCGAGGTGAATCTGATCGATTGGGTCAGCGCCCATCCGGTGGGGTGGCTTCCGGGGTCCGCCACGACGGCCTGGTGGCAGGCCTTTCATCGCACGCGCACCGAGCTCGACGCGGGCGATGCCGCGGCCGCGGCGCGCACCGCCGCGGAGATGGTGGCCCTCGACGGCGGAAGCTGCCCGACCTCGCACCGGCTGCGCGCGCTCGCCGAGCTCCGGCAGGACCATCCGGACGCGGCCTTCGAGGCGCTGCTCGCCGACAACGACGCCTCCGTTTGGCACGACTACTTCGGCTTCATCCCGCGCACGACGCGCGTCATTCGCGAGGCGCAGCTCGAAGGCGCAGGCGCGATGCAGGGCGCGCTCGTGGACCTGCGGGAGGTGTTTCGGACCCACCTCGGCACGCCCTTCGCGGGCCGCCGCCTCTTTCTCGACTACTGCCACTTCACGCTCGAGGGCATGAAGGTGGCGATGGCCGCCGTGACCGCCGCCGTGCTGCGCGTCACCGGCGCGGTGGAGCAAGACCTGGACGTCACGCGCCTGCTCCGCGAGCTGCCGGAGCCGGCCTGCCCGCCGGCGGTCGACGCGCGGGCCAAGCTGCTCACGGCGGTCGCCACGGCCCACCTCTACGGCGTGCTCGGCCTGCGAGACGAAGAGGACCTCGTCACCTACTGGCTCGAGCAAGCGGTGAACGCCTACGGCGGCGTGCTGCACACCATGAAGGACCTCGCGACGGCGCGGATGGCACCCTTGCCTCCTGCGTTGACGGTGGCCCGGCAGCGCGTCGACGCCTCCGAGGTGACCGTGCCGGCGCGGCTCTGGGCCCCCATCCACGCGCGCGCTCCGGGGACCCGGCTCGAGCTCGCCTTCGTGGACGGTCGGGTCTTCGAAGCGCTCTGCAGCGTGCTCGAGAAGGCCGGGCGCGGCGCCCGCGCCGAGCTGGACGCCCTCGCGGTGCGCTACCACGGTGCGCGGCAGCGCCCGCTGGACCTGGCCTCCCCGGCCTACCGCAGCCGCATCTGGTCCGAGTACGGCTCCCAGCACACCGACCTCTCGCTCTATCGATCGATCTGGCACCGCGCCGAATTCCACCTCGCCGCGGACGGACGGGGCGACGTGGGGCTCGAGCTCACGGCCCGCCTCCCCGCCGTCGAGGGCGCGCGTCAGGGTACGGCGCAGCTCTCCGTGAACGGCGCCTCGCTCGGTGAGGTGAGGCTCTCCGAACGCTGGAGCAAGCACGCGCTCCGCATTCCCGCCCGCACCCTTCGGTCGGGGTTCAACACGGTCGCGGTCGCGTGGCCCCTCCCCGGCGACGGAACGGCTCCCTTGCGGCACGCCGTCGAGCGCCTCGAGCAGGGGCTCCCCGCGCATCTCGTCCCGGTGATGGGAGAGGTCTTCTCTCTGCTCGCACGTCGGCTGTAAGGCCCGGCGCCGGGACCAGAGGGCCCCCCGCGC encodes the following:
- a CDS encoding carbamoyltransferase; its protein translation is MNVIGISAYYHEASCCLLKDGELVAAAEEERFSRKKHDPRLPVAAFRYCLEEGGLSVADVNAVGYYESPTKKLSRQIWAGKTPETPAGLTWLESGRPEREIRELLGFEGPIHTFEHHLSHAASSFFYSGYESAAILTVDGVGEWATTTYGRGDGSNLELFEEVRFPHSIGLLYSTITGYLGFRVNGGEYKVMGLAPYGTPRYVDQIWQMISSREGGQYELNLEYFDFLQGAKMYSPAIADLFGQPPRVRESEMTQFHKDVARSLQVVLEELLLEKVRYLHSRVGGENLCMAGGVALNCVANGRVLRDGPFERLFVQPAAGDAGACMGAAALAHRALTGKRPSEKAQQDSCLGPRFESDGIAHLLEATGLEALDFRGREAELLETVVDRLVGGKVVGWFHGRMEFGPRALGARSILADPRDAGMRDRLNALVKKREAFRPFAPSILEERASEHLDLDHPSPFMLETCQVISPIDLPAITHVDRSARPQTVNRKASPRYAALIEAFERRTGCPILVNTSFNVRSEPIVCTPVDALCCMVSSDIECLVLEDFVIDRDRLPPHLPAAVADLYAQQGSPGGRVTETVYTFV